The genomic segment TTGTTCAAGAACTTGTCGCCCCAGGGATACTTTCGTTTCCCCTCGCCGCGCCCGGCCTTTTCCCACTCGGCCTCGGTCGGCAACCGTTTCCCGGCCCACTTGCAATAGGCCGCGGCATCTTCCCACGAGACGCTCATGGCCGCCAGCTCCGGCTTGAGCACCTTGGACTGATCGTCTTCAAATACTTCGATGCGCGGCTCGGGCCGCTTCGTCATTTTGGCAAAACGCAAATATTCGTCCTGCCGCACTTCATTGCGGTCGATATAGTAGCCTTTCAAAAACACCTGATGCTCGGGAGCCTCGTCCGGATCGCCGTCATTGCTCCCCATCGTAAAGGGGCCGGCAGGAATCTGCACCATCTCCCGGCCTTCATCCCCGACTCTGGTTTTGTACATGGAGTAATCCTGCGCCACCGTCTTGGCCGCGGCCGGACGAGCCTCCGTCTGGATGCTCATGACCAATTTCCGCATCTGCTTGTCCTTGTACGACTCGTAGACCAGCCCGGCGATCAGGAGAATAAACGACCCGAATACAAAGACGATTGACCCGATCAGCACACCCCTGTTTTCCATATGTCTCCGAGCGCCTCAAAAATTCGACGATGACCCTTATTGGCGAGCGTCCTGAGCCGCACCGTCAACCGACGCACCCGCCGCCTCGGCCTTGCGGGCCGCACGCATATCCAACAGCATCGACACCTGAACCCCGAGAAATCCACCCATTGCGGCCCCGGCACCGGCCCCATATGAGATCCGCTCCGGTCCAGCCAACACCCAGGCCAGCAGACCGCCGAAGACAGTCCCCACCAAAATGCTGATCAAAAACCGGCGCCCTCCAAGAAAGCCGACGACGCCCCCCATCACCAACCCGATCCCGATCGCCGGCAGCATGAATTCACTGCCCATGATGAGGCCGATGAGCGTTCCCACCGTCCCCATCACAAGGATGCCCAACACGATATCCACGATTTTTTGCGTGGGAATCCCCTGCGCTGCGCCAGCCTCAGTCATACCACTCCCGAATGCCTTCCTTTACTTGGCAGGGCTCGCGACCAGCGAACCAAAGTCGATCTCGACACCCGGCGCCGCGATAATCGAAATACCCCAGGCTTTGGGCGCGGGCTCATGCTGATGGATGCGCTTGAAATCTTCGTAGACATTCACCCGCTCCTCAAACCACTGGCCGACGTCCTTCGTGCCGCTTTGCACCACGATCTCGGCCCCGCTGAACATCCCGCCCTCCGTCAAGGTGCCGTCGGGCTTCGTCCCGCTCCAGACATACTTGGTAAAGACCGGTATGAACATGAGGTCCGTATCCAATGACGCATAAATGGCCGCGATCTGATCGGTGCCGGCCGGCGCCTTCTGCAACCGCCACCGCCAGGTTAAGACCGGATAGGCCTTGGGGTCCCAATCGATTTTCTTCTTCTTGATCCGCTGCCCGGCATCCTTCGCCGAAAGAAAATTGACGCCGTTCTCCGTATGCACCTTGTAGGCTTCCCGCCCTTTGGAGTGGCTGCGCTGATTCTCGTGGTCCCAGGCGGAAGGAAATCCATCGGCCTCTTTCCCCTGAAAATCCTCCAGCACCAACACCTGGCCTTCGGCTGAAGCCCGCTCGCTCATCAGCATGCCCGCACACAACACCGCACCGAATACGGCCACCGCACTCCACACCGCTCTGCGCTTCATATCCTTCATCACCTTTCTTCCCGTTTAGGCTTCCTGCGACGACGACGGCGCCAAGGCCGGAGGCTTCTCCTCAAAGAACTCCTCCCCCATCACCGGCTGCTGCCCGCGCTGACACATCCAGAACAACCCCAACACCGCGCCCCAAAAGACCACCATGTTGAGCGTGACCATTTTCGCGGCGAATTCCAGATCCGGCGTAAAGGCCCAGGGAGACACATCCGCCATCAGCTCGCTCACATGCCAGGCCAATCGTCCGGACGACCGAATATAGCCCATCAGCCCCATCACCCAGGTGAAGGCCGCCGCCAAGCCAAAGAGCCCCACCATCCCGCGCACCGAAATCTTTCCCCATTGCACCGGGCCGTGCACAATCGAGCCTCTCAGCATGAGACGGTTGATGATGACCCCAGCCACAATCACCGTCAGCGTGGTAAAGGCTTGCGGCGAAGAGAGTCCGACGCGGATCTTCGCGGGCAGATAGAATCCATAAATCGACAGCCAGATCACATTCACCATGCCCACCGCATACAACGTCCCGATCAGCGCATTGCCGGTCTTGACCCACGACACCGTCATCGTGCGATTCGCCCGGCGATAGTAGAGAAAGCTGAGGGCCGTGATGAGGATCATCACGTTCACCGCGCCGTTCTTCGCCGACATGACCCCGTAGTTCCCGACCACCGGATGCTGCGCCCCGCCCATGGCCTTCACTTCACCGGCCGACATCATCACCGTGTGCGGCGTCAGCCAGATAAACAGCGCCAGCGTCAGAACCCCGAGCAGGAACTGGTAGTACGGCTGATAGCGCTCCCCGCCCTTGATCCGCGCCATGCTTTGCCAAATGTAATAGTTGATCCCCAGCAGCAGCGCCCCGATCAACAACGCCTGCACGACAAACAGCCAGGTCAACAGCCCGCCCATCATCGTCACGCCCATGCTCTGGCTGAAGGCATACACCGAACGCATCAACCAATAGCCGGCGATCGGCATCGGCAGCAGCGCGCAGACCGTGACAAACAGGAAAATATAGCCGACCCAATCGAAATAGGCCCGCTCCTCGCTGGTCTTGCTGGTGAAAAACCGGTAACAGGCGTAGGCCAGCACCACCGCGCCGCCGGACATAATGTCCGCGAGAAACCGGTGGACGTTGAGCGGATTCCAGAGAGACGAATGGAGCAAATGCCACACGTTCCCCAGAAACCGGCCCTGCGCATCCACACCGGCCGGAGCCATCATAAACGCCGACCAGGCATTCGCCAGCAGCAGCAAGGCCGTGCCGAAAATATTCGTCAGGACGCCGATGGCGGCATGGATCCACTTCAATCCGCGTTCAGCCATCCGATTCCAGCTGTAGTAATAGAGAATCAGCAGCAGCGACTCCCCGACAAACACGATGGCGTAGACCGGCATGAAGGACTTGAAGGTTCCGCCCATGTACTTCATGAACGACGGATAGAAGTAGATGAACATGGACAGCATGAGGCTCCCGACCACCGCCGTCACCGAGAGGGCCAGCAACGCGACCTTCGCCAAGTCTCTGGCCAGGCCGTCGTAGCGCAGCGACAACGCCGGTTTTTTCGTGATGAGCCCGACAAATTCCAGCAAGGCGCAAAACAGCGGCAGCGCGAGGACGAATCCGCCGAAGTAGGTATGCTGCTGCGTCACGAACCAGACCAGCAACCGGCTGTCGAATGACCCGATCCGTGAATAGACGGTCTCATGAGGACCCGGAGCCGGCGGACCCTGCGGCGTCCCCGGCGTCTTAAAATACAAATCCGTCGTCTCCTCGGCGAAGGAGAGGCCCTGCGTCCCCCACCCCATTCCCACGAGACTGACCAAGAGCAGCAGCCCTGCCCAGAACGCCACTGAAAGAGAGCCGAATCGTGTCATACGCATGTCATTACGCCTTTGAACCGGGAACCGCGGAGACCGCAGCCGTGCCCCCGATCGTCTTCCCGAGAATCCCCATGACAAACGGACAACGCAGCAACGCCGACGAGAGCCCTTGCCCTTGCGCCTCTTCCACATGCCGCCGATATCCGAGATAGTAACAATACAACGCCATCATGGCCGCCACGCCTCCGCCGCTCGCCACCGCATAGGGCGGAGACAAGCCCGGCTGCCTCAGCACAAAAATCACAAATCCCGCCGCCACCAAATAGTAGGTTGACGCAAAGGCCAGCCCCGGCCACCACCAATATTTCAACAGCTCACCGGGAGCCGTCTGCCTGAGCCCTTGCATCCACGGCGCCGCCGGCCGGAGCCCGCCGAAATAGGCACAGAGGGCGACCGTGCCACCCAGCACCGTGACCGCCGCCAACTGAATCAGCGCGGCGATCTGATGATCCGCTGAAACACTCCCCAGTGCGGCGCCCAGTGCGCCAAGCACCAGGCCGGCCACGACCCAAGAGCTCAGTGGTGCCGGCTGCGCGCTCACCATGGCACGAAGCTCCGTGCCATCCGGGAAGGTCGGAAACGGCCGCCCCAACACCGCCATCTTTCGCACATGCCCGATTTCAAACGCGTCCCGCGCCACCGCCGTGCAGGAAATGATAATCGCCATCATGGCCGGGCCATCCGGATGTTTCAGATAGTCGTATCCCACCAGCCAGAGCAGCGCCAGCACCAGCAACGATAGCTGCACTCCGTAGACAAAGCCAATCCAGCCGGCCAGCCAGCCAAGCCTGCGAAGGCCATCGGCAGGAACGATCTCCCGCCAGGCAACCGCACGCCCGACGCGATAGGCCAGCAACGCCGTCACGACCGCCACCAGCCCGCTGACCGCTAACAGCACCACCGGTTCCGTCAACGGCAGCAGATGCTTCGCCAGCCGGTACACCCCAAACGCCACGAGGCCGGGAACGAACATCACAATCCGCTTGGTTTTTCGGACCGACTCTTCCGTCACCGCCAGCGTCAAACTGGGCAACACCCGCAATGCCATCCGATGCAGCATAATTGACTCGTTAGACGTAAGACGTGAAACGCGAAACGACAGGCTCTAATTTCGTTTTACTTTTCACGTTTCTCCCATCACGCCTTCTGCGCCGCCATCCCGAAATACTTCGCCTTGATCTCTTCCATCAACGCAACCGTGATTCGCGTCTGTCCGCGGTCTGCCGCCGTGCGTTCCAATTCCACACGGGCCATGGCACGCACCGGGGCCGGCACCTTATCCAATCGCCGTTCCGCTTCAGGGTCCCACACAATCCGCTCGCCGGTGCGCGGCCGCAGCAATGTCTCGTAAGCCACGACGCGCTCACCCCTGATCCGCACATCCTGCTCGACTTCTTCGCGTACGAGCGGGGCCAGATACGGCGGCATCCGCTCCAGCCGGTGCAAGGCCTCGTCCGTCCAGGTCAACCGATCGATCAGCCCGCTCAGCTGCCCGGCCGGCACATCCACGCCGACTTTCAGGCCGCACCCGCGGCACTCCGAGCGCACAAACCATTGCGGCACCCCGTCCTCACCGGTTCGTTCCTCAACACCCTCCGTGTGCATCCAGCGCCCACAGCCGCAGGTCAACATCGCTTAGCCAATCTTGCCGGGATAAAAAATATAGAGCATCGCGTAGGTGGTGGTCCCGGTAATGAACAGCACACAATAGATGATCATCGTAAACAGGCCGAGCGCCCGGTGCCGCCGCGCGCCGTTCGGCCAGATCCGCTGAATCGTCATCTCAATGGAAAAGACAAACGCCACGAGGGCGAGGAGGCCAAGATAGACCTCCATTTTCCTCAGTGAGAATCCCGCCGTCGCCACTCGAGAGAGGAACAGCAGCACGACTACAGCCGTCACGGCCCCGAAAATGAGGCCCACCTTCCGCCATGACGTCAGCAGGAGCGACTCCTTGAGCGTGCGCACCCCATCCAATACCTGTTGGGACCGAAAGCCCAGCACGATCATGTAGACCGCCATGACCAAGCCGATGATCACCAGAATGATGTGGAGCGTCAGGACGGGAATAAACACATAATCGTAGAGCGCCTGCGAGCCGCCGAACCCTTCCTTCCCCTCAAAGGCCAGAACCCCAAGCTGCCGGAAGAGATAATAGGCGACGAAGAAACTGAGCATCGCGATCATGCCACCGAGCATCAGCCAATGATGCGCATGCGCCCGATTCCGTTTGGCCTGAATCCAGCCGATCACGAAAAGCGCGGTGAAGAACGTCGCCATCAACTGGCTGACGTCAGCGCCGACCGTGGCGTGTGTGCCAAAGAAGCCCGGATCGCGTAACCAGTCCATGAATCCTGCGCCCCTTTATCCCTTGATGCCCTGCACGACCGCCGTCCGCTCCAGCTCCGTGACCGAGGCAAACCCGGCCGCCGTCATCCACTGGATCGCTTCGCCGGTCTTGTAGCACCCGCCCTGTTGCGTGTTGACCAAAATATGGACCGCGAAGGCCGTGGTCCAGGCCGGACCGGTCCCCGCGTCATCGAGAAAACGATCCTTAATCACCAACCGCCCCCCCGGCGCGAGATGCGTGAACACTTTTTTGACCAGCGCCGCATTCGTCTCAAAATCTTGATAGTGCAGAATGTCGGACATGAGGGCGACATCGTAGGGGCCGCCCAGGGCATCCTGGTTGAAATTCCCCGGATGCAGCGCGATCCGCGATTCCAGCCCCGCCTCTTTCACCGTGCGCTCGGTCAGCCGCAACGTCGCAGGCAAATCGAACACCGTTGCCGTCAATTCCGGGTACACCCGGCAAAAGGCAATCGAGTTGGTCCCGGCCCCGCCCCCCAAGTCCAGCAGACGCACCGGCCCAGAGAGCTGCAGGCGCTTCGCCAAATCAGGGCCGCTCTGCTGGCCGATTCGATGCAAGACGGCCAGCACATTGCCGCCAAGTTCCGGATCGGTTTCAAAGACATGGCGATCGACGGCTCGCTGGCCGGTTTTGATCGTCTGCTCCAGCTTGCCCCAATTCTCCCATTCGGCATCGTGCAGCAACAGCAGATGCCCGATATATTGAGGAGATTGCCGCACCAAATGAGTCTCGGCAGCCGACGCATTCCCGTAGGTTTCGCCGTCTTTGTTCAAGAGACGCATCGCCACCAAGGCATTGAGCAATAGCGCCAGCGTCCGTTCGTGCGCGCCAATCCTGGCCGCAATTTCAGCGGCCGTTTTCCGCTTGCCATCCAACGCGGAAAAGACGTCCAGACGGACGGCCGTCAGCAGGATTTTGGTTTCCCAGTAATAGCCGAGCTGAAAGATTTCCGCGAGTGAGAGTTCCCGTGACACACCAATCCCCTTGAGCCTGAATGGCCTAAAAATTCAGGCATCTTACCCAGTTCAGAAAGTGAAAGGCAAGGCAGCCGGACGCGGAACCGAGGCGGCAGAAACACAAAGGGCAGCGGATTGCTCCGCTGCCCTCGATGAGGCGAGTGACCTCGCCGGAAGAATAGAAACCTTACTTGATCTCGGCCTTGAGGTTCGCGGTGCCGCCATCGGCCACTTCCACCTCAAACTCGACCTTCTTGCCCTTCGCGGCAAAGGGGTGCCAGGCCACCACTTTGTGCTTGCCGGCCGGGACATCCTTGAGCTCGAACGAACCGTCTTCCTTCACAACGGCATAGTGCTTGTTCGAAACCGGGAGGAAGAAGGACTGCATGAACTCATGCTGGTCGCACTGCAACCGATAGTAGCCTTCCTTTTCGGCGCCGCCGCGGAACGTCACCGGCTTCTCGAGCTTGTCACCCTTCTTGGCGAGACCGATGTTGAAACCGGTCGCCGAGGTGGAGCCCTTCACGGTGAAGCTGTGCGGGTTGTGGAGCACGCCTTCCTTGGACTTGGGATCGTCAGGATCCGCATCGTGGTTCTCGGCGCGGAAGTTCTTGTTGTTGACCACGATGCCCGTGAACGGGAGGAATTCGCAGAATTCCGCGACCACATCCGTGCCGGCATAGGCATCCATGAACGCCTTGTCTTCGATATCGACCACGGCCACAACCGCACCCTTCAGACCACCATCCTTGCCCACTTCGATGGTCTTGAGGAAACGCTTATCGCCATCCATCAAGCTCTTGTTCGGGTTCTTCGGGCAGAACTTGGGATTCGGGAACTTGGCGAAGGAGAATTCCTTCTGCTCAGCTTTCCCGGCATAGGTCACTTTCCCGGCAATGGTTCCGCCGGCATTCGCAGCCAACGGCGCTGCAATCAACGCCACTGCGGCCGCACCAAACACAACTGATAACGCACCCTTCTTCATGTGACTGCCTCCTTGTGATGAACTAACCGCCCCTGATTTCTTGCTTGTGATTCCCTTCCGTCACCCACCGGCCTGATGAGGAGAATGGAAGGACTCGCTTCCCCTCTGGTGTACTCGATCAACATCCTGCTGGCGAGGCTGATCTGGACCGAGTATGTATATAAAAGTCTACCGTCCCCTGTCAATCTGAAACAAGGGGGCACTCTGCCCCACCCGCCACTACAGTTTCCGCTGCAGCAGGTGCAGCAGCGCCCCGGCCGCCGTCGCCCGCACCGCCTCATTCGCATCGTGCAACTGCGCTTTCATCAGCGGAATCTGCTCCCGGTCCCCAATGTGGCCGAGCGAACGAATGGCCACAATCTTCGGCCCAGGAAGCGGATCGTCCGTCAAGCCATTCAAGAACGCAATCGCATCGTTCGCATTCGGCTTTGTCGCCTTGCCCAACGCAAACGCAATCGACGCCCGGGCGGCCGTATCGTTTTGCTGCGCCAAGGCTCTGGCAGGCTCCGCCACCTTCTCGAACGGCTGCCCGAGCTGAAGCAGCGCCGCGATCGACGCCGCCCGGACCGTCACTTGTCCATCTCCTAATAACTGCGCGATGGCCGGCACCGACTCACCTGTGCCCAGCTCAGCCAGACTCGACACGGCGGATTCGCGCACCGCCGGGATAGGATCCTTCAGCAACAATTCGATCTTTTCGCGGGCATCTTTGCGCCCCAGCTGTCCCAGCCCTCTCGCCGCCGTCCCCCGCACCGAGGGCTGCTGATAGGTCAGCATCTCCATGAGGAGAGGCGCGCCCCGCTGATCCTTCAGATCGGCGATGGCCCTGATCGCATCGGTTCGATCATCCGGGTTGGCCGCCTCGGCGGCCTTCCGCAAATCGTCCCAGGCCTCTTTCTTCCCGAGCCTGACGAGCGCCGCATACGCGGCAATCCGCACGGGAGAGAGCTCATCCTTGGCTGCGGCCTCAATGAGCGGCAGCACAGAGGGATCGCCCGAACGTCCGAGCGCTTTCACGACGCGGGCCTTCACCAGCCCGGCCTGATCCTCCAGCGCGCCGCGCAACTTCTTCGACTTTCGACCGGCTTCCGACCGGCCCAGCCCTTCGACCGCCAGCACGCGCACCGGTCCCGACCCATCGCTCAACCCGTCTTCGAAAAACGGCACCGCCTCGGCGGAATCGATTTCCTTCAACGCCGTGTAGGCCGCGCCGCGCATCTGCTCGCGCATGTCCTTCACGAGCACGACGATCATGCCGAGCGCCACCTCGCGCAACACCGGCTCATCGTCGTGCTTGAGAGCCTGGGCCAGCAGATCGTACTCCTCCAGCGCGTCTTTGGGCTTGCCCAGATTAATCAGCGACCGGATTTTGAGCCGCCTGACATCGGGCGCCGCTCCTTTCTCTTTATCAAGCTTGGCCAGCTCATCAAGCGCCTGCTGGTACGCCTTTTTCTCAAAGGCCGCTTGAGCCTCTTTGGGAACGGCGGGCGCTCCCGCCGTGAGCACCGACGGGCTCATTCCCGCCAGCACGCACAGCAATCCCGCGACCACGATCCCGCGACGATGGAATAGCCTTCGTGTCATCCTGTTTCCTTGCCGCCCCGTTACCCTTGCACTCTGGGCCCGGCGGGGCTCGCTCGTTTTTTATATCCGGGCGGTTCGTCGAAATAATAATCCGGCTGCGGCGAGAGGCGAATCCGTTCGTACGCGATCGACCAATCCCGGTCGCGGCTCACCAGCTTCAACACGATCCCCGCTTCCACATCGACCCATTCGAAAAACCGTTCAACCCGGCCATGGCGATCCGTCTGCACCTCGAACAATTGCGCCGCGCGGCCGACCGCCGTGGCCTCTCCGACCAACACCCGTTCCTTCTCGCCCGGCAAGGCCGGACGAACCGGCAGCACATCATCCACATCCACCGGCGTGACCAGCAACTCCTTCCGCTGCGCAAGCAGATACCAGGTTTCGGCCTTGTCCAAGCGAACGATCTCGATCGCGGCATACCCATAGTCGGTCTTGAGGGCATACTTATACTCCAGACGGATCCGGTCCTCCTTCGCAAAGACTTGCGCCTGATGCCGACGGCCGTTCACCTGCTTGATGAGCGTCCCGGAAAATTCAACGGCCGGTGCCGCCGCCTCACCGCCCCACGCCTGGCCGAGTACGCTGCCTGACAGGAACGCCAGCCCGAGACACAGTAATCGGACTGGCGCCCTCATGCGAACGGTGGCGGGGAAGGGCCTCAATGCTGACGTTCCACAAACGGCTGGATGTCGATCGAATAACCGAGGGATTCCGGACCGAAGCGGGGATTATCCATCACCTTGTAGGCGGAACGATTCCCTTTGGGCGCCTGCAGCGAGAACTGCTCCTGCACCTTGCCATCGGCGTGGATCGTCACGGTTTTCGTCAACCCCGGCCCGGTCTGTGGATGCCAGACCACCATCTGATAGGTCCCCGGCGGAATGCGATCGATGGTGAAGGCCCCATTCTCATCGGTCAGCGCATAATAGGGATTGTTCACCGCCATCGCCCAACTCTCCATATAGGCGTGAAATCCGCACTGCATATAAAAGGTCCGCCGCCCTTTGTTCAGGTACACCGGCCCAATCAGCGAGGCCCCCGGCGCATGATTGTGCATTGCATGAATATCACCCCGGTGGTGCTGGTGATTCATGACCAGCGGGGTGTTGAAGAGCGTCCGCGCCCCGGATTCCAGCGACGTCTCATACCCCTGAATATCGTGCATCACGGGATCCATGTTGATCACTTCCACCGCATGCCCATTCCGCACGATCGTCATAAAGGGCAGAAACAAACAGTCGCGCGCCTCGATCAGGGGCACGGAAATTTCAAACGGCTTGCCCGACTCCACCCCCTCCAGGAGCACGATCGCATCCTTCAACCCCGCATTCGGCCCGACCACAAAATCTCGGAGCAGCCGCCAGCCACGGCCATTCGAGATGCGTCCGCAATAGGCCGGATCGGGAAAGGTAATCAGGTTGAAGCCCTTGGGCTCGGGAATCGGACCATCCAGCCGCACGACACCTTCGATGGATCCGCCATGCGGCACGTCCACCACTTCATATGCCGCCGCCGGCAACACACCAACCGCCAGAACCAGCAGCCAGAGGGCCGCTATCGCCGCCTTGCTTGCCCGCTGCCAAACCGCCTTGCCATTCACCGCGTCGTCCTCCATCCGGATGTGAATTTGCACCGCGTCCGCATCGTATCAAAAGGCCGCCACAAAGCAAAAGGGGGAAGCCTTTCGGCTTCCCCCTTCGCGATCGCCCATGCCCCCGCCGCAAGGCAGGAGGCCGGAGATTACTTTACGGACACCGGGATCGCCATCGCCGGCGGTTCAGCCGACGCGCTCTTCATCCCGGCCGCCGCTCCGTGCAGCGGCAAGAGCCGCTGATCGCCGGACGGCAACACCCGCACATACCCCCACTGGCCGGACTGCGAGTACGGCAACCGCTGGTTGCTGTACACATAGTCGCCAGGCAGGCGATAGGGACCGCCCGCGGAGGGGATAAAGGCATCGATCGTCTCAGAGCCGGAGAACTCCACGACACTGATCTGATCCGCGCCGCGCATGAAGGGCTCGATCGGCCACTCGTGCTTCTCGACGCTGAACATGCCGTTTTGTTCGTTGCTCACACCCAGCACGTGAATGCGCACGGGATCGCCGGCATGCGCCTCGATCAGAGGCGTCGCGGGATCCTCGGGCTTGTCCGCCTTGCAAGGCTGGAACACCTTGCCCAGCGAGCAGCCCTGCTCTTCACGGAACTTGTACGGCTCGGACCGGTAGTTCACACCGGTCAGGCCCGCCACGTTCTGCACATAGGGCATGAAGCTCGTGCCGATGATGTTGTCTTCGTCCTGGAAGAACAACGCCACGTCACGATAGTTCGGCCGGTTTTCCATGCCGGGCAACGAGTGATCGAGGATCACGTCGGCCGCCCAGGCATTCTTGTTCGTCAAATCGGCACCGGTCTTCGGATCGCGGTACTTGGCGCCCTTCGGGCCCACCACGATGGCGCCGAACAGCCCGTTGCGCGGATTGGTCATCGCATTGCCCCAATCCCACACCAACGAGGTCGTCTCGCCGTTGAACGGATCCGCGTAGTACGTATAGGTCCGCTCCGCGCCCGGCGCGATCGTCTGATCGCCGGGGTTCATGCCGATGTTGGCGCCCATCGAATCCTTCGGGTCGAACGCCAGCCCGATGGCCGAGAAGGACGCCTTGCTCTCCTTCATCTTGTTCTTCAGATTCACCTTCACGCAATCGCCCACGTTCACGCGGAGCGTGAGGGGCATCGGCTGCGCGCCGCTCGCCACCTTGGCGGTATCTTCCTCCAAGGCGTAGATCTTCGCGTCCGGATTGGTCATGAGGATCTTCCGCTCGAAGTCCACT from the Nitrospira sp. genome contains:
- a CDS encoding SUMF1/EgtB/PvdO family nonheme iron enzyme, which gives rise to MENRGVLIGSIVFVFGSFILLIAGLVYESYKDKQMRKLVMSIQTEARPAAAKTVAQDYSMYKTRVGDEGREMVQIPAGPFTMGSNDGDPDEAPEHQVFLKGYYIDRNEVRQDEYLRFAKMTKRPEPRIEVFEDDQSKVLKPELAAMSVSWEDAAAYCKWAGKRLPTEAEWEKAGRGEGKRKYPWGDKFLNNVANVDGPEDGYKYLAPPGSFEAGRSPYGLHDMTGNVAEWVADSYDEHFYKKGVYRDPKVIDDSQLKVVRGGSWRETEQNARLSKRFAAKYWRNDITIGIRCASDLDSGVEAAGQ
- a CDS encoding DUF3047 domain-containing protein, whose protein sequence is MKRRAVWSAVAVFGAVLCAGMLMSERASAEGQVLVLEDFQGKEADGFPSAWDHENQRSHSKGREAYKVHTENGVNFLSAKDAGQRIKKKKIDWDPKAYPVLTWRWRLQKAPAGTDQIAAIYASLDTDLMFIPVFTKYVWSGTKPDGTLTEGGMFSGAEIVVQSGTKDVGQWFEERVNVYEDFKRIHQHEPAPKAWGISIIAAPGVEIDFGSLVASPAK
- a CDS encoding cytochrome ubiquinol oxidase subunit I, with protein sequence MRMTRFGSLSVAFWAGLLLLVSLVGMGWGTQGLSFAEETTDLYFKTPGTPQGPPAPGPHETVYSRIGSFDSRLLVWFVTQQHTYFGGFVLALPLFCALLEFVGLITKKPALSLRYDGLARDLAKVALLALSVTAVVGSLMLSMFIYFYPSFMKYMGGTFKSFMPVYAIVFVGESLLLILYYYSWNRMAERGLKWIHAAIGVLTNIFGTALLLLANAWSAFMMAPAGVDAQGRFLGNVWHLLHSSLWNPLNVHRFLADIMSGGAVVLAYACYRFFTSKTSEERAYFDWVGYIFLFVTVCALLPMPIAGYWLMRSVYAFSQSMGVTMMGGLLTWLFVVQALLIGALLLGINYYIWQSMARIKGGERYQPYYQFLLGVLTLALFIWLTPHTVMMSAGEVKAMGGAQHPVVGNYGVMSAKNGAVNVMILITALSFLYYRRANRTMTVSWVKTGNALIGTLYAVGMVNVIWLSIYGFYLPAKIRVGLSSPQAFTTLTVIVAGVIINRLMLRGSIVHGPVQWGKISVRGMVGLFGLAAAFTWVMGLMGYIRSSGRLAWHVSELMADVSPWAFTPDLEFAAKMVTLNMVVFWGAVLGLFWMCQRGQQPVMGEEFFEEKPPALAPSSSQEA
- a CDS encoding PCP reductase family protein; translated protein: MHTEGVEERTGEDGVPQWFVRSECRGCGLKVGVDVPAGQLSGLIDRLTWTDEALHRLERMPPYLAPLVREEVEQDVRIRGERVVAYETLLRPRTGERIVWDPEAERRLDKVPAPVRAMARVELERTAADRGQTRITVALMEEIKAKYFGMAAQKA
- a CDS encoding DUF420 domain-containing protein, with product MDWLRDPGFFGTHATVGADVSQLMATFFTALFVIGWIQAKRNRAHAHHWLMLGGMIAMLSFFVAYYLFRQLGVLAFEGKEGFGGSQALYDYVFIPVLTLHIILVIIGLVMAVYMIVLGFRSQQVLDGVRTLKESLLLTSWRKVGLIFGAVTAVVVLLFLSRVATAGFSLRKMEVYLGLLALVAFVFSIEMTIQRIWPNGARRHRALGLFTMIIYCVLFITGTTTYAMLYIFYPGKIG
- a CDS encoding methyltransferase translates to MSRELSLAEIFQLGYYWETKILLTAVRLDVFSALDGKRKTAAEIAARIGAHERTLALLLNALVAMRLLNKDGETYGNASAAETHLVRQSPQYIGHLLLLHDAEWENWGKLEQTIKTGQRAVDRHVFETDPELGGNVLAVLHRIGQQSGPDLAKRLQLSGPVRLLDLGGGAGTNSIAFCRVYPELTATVFDLPATLRLTERTVKEAGLESRIALHPGNFNQDALGGPYDVALMSDILHYQDFETNAALVKKVFTHLAPGGRLVIKDRFLDDAGTGPAWTTAFAVHILVNTQQGGCYKTGEAIQWMTAAGFASVTELERTAVVQGIKG
- a CDS encoding HEAT repeat domain-containing protein, with amino-acid sequence MTRRLFHRRGIVVAGLLCVLAGMSPSVLTAGAPAVPKEAQAAFEKKAYQQALDELAKLDKEKGAAPDVRRLKIRSLINLGKPKDALEEYDLLAQALKHDDEPVLREVALGMIVVLVKDMREQMRGAAYTALKEIDSAEAVPFFEDGLSDGSGPVRVLAVEGLGRSEAGRKSKKLRGALEDQAGLVKARVVKALGRSGDPSVLPLIEAAAKDELSPVRIAAYAALVRLGKKEAWDDLRKAAEAANPDDRTDAIRAIADLKDQRGAPLLMEMLTYQQPSVRGTAARGLGQLGRKDAREKIELLLKDPIPAVRESAVSSLAELGTGESVPAIAQLLGDGQVTVRAASIAALLQLGQPFEKVAEPARALAQQNDTAARASIAFALGKATKPNANDAIAFLNGLTDDPLPGPKIVAIRSLGHIGDREQIPLMKAQLHDANEAVRATAAGALLHLLQRKL
- a CDS encoding carboxypeptidase regulatory-like domain-containing protein; the protein is MQIHIRMEDDAVNGKAVWQRASKAAIAALWLLVLAVGVLPAAAYEVVDVPHGGSIEGVVRLDGPIPEPKGFNLITFPDPAYCGRISNGRGWRLLRDFVVGPNAGLKDAIVLLEGVESGKPFEISVPLIEARDCLFLPFMTIVRNGHAVEVINMDPVMHDIQGYETSLESGARTLFNTPLVMNHQHHRGDIHAMHNHAPGASLIGPVYLNKGRRTFYMQCGFHAYMESWAMAVNNPYYALTDENGAFTIDRIPPGTYQMVVWHPQTGPGLTKTVTIHADGKVQEQFSLQAPKGNRSAYKVMDNPRFGPESLGYSIDIQPFVERQH